From the genome of Lotus japonicus ecotype B-129 chromosome 6, LjGifu_v1.2, one region includes:
- the LOC130725736 gene encoding F-box/kelch-repeat protein At3g23880-like produces the protein MYKLTLMQTSTVHAVISLPLHSRMAYDNNNTVSYMPPLTEETTATSNPSSPLPFDLVVEILCRLPVKSLLQLRCVCKSWNSLISDSKFAKKHLRCSPKDFTRHHIILDHTLNQKSLISHLKSLIFHLKFDESVIMAYPLQSVFNAAVAATITLLEYPLNTQNLVDFIVGSCNGCILCLDIDQSSPLLWNPSTRRFKKLPSLENPLLEEEDCHYYTTYGFGYDHSTDRYKVVAVFCYECDDDEEDDDFYYKTQVKVHTLGTDSWRSIQEFPSGVAVFDTGKFVSGTLNWLADDSTNLNPVIVSFDLGKESYHEIFPPVTRELVLGLGVLRDCLCIISDPPDRFADIWLMKEYGNKDSWTKLFSMKMMEEVELLYPNLLHISEDGEVLLVQLREKLVLYNSRDATFKTPPIQDFDSFMDSAVYVESLISPCSL, from the coding sequence ATGTATAAATTAACTCTCATGCAAACATCGACAGTACATGCAGTCATCTCGCTGCCGCTACACTCACGAATGGCGTATGACAATAACAACACCGTTTCATACATGCCGCCGCTGACGGAGGAAACAACCGCCACCTCCAACCCTTCGTCGCCGCTGCCATTCGACCTCGTGGTGGAAATTCTGTGCAGGCTTCCTGTGAAATCCCTCTTGCAACTCCGCTGCGTATGCAAGTCTTGGAATTCCCTAATCTCCGATTCCAAATTCGCCAAAAAGCACCTCCGTTGTTCACCGAAGGACTTCACCCGCCACCACATCATCTTAGACCATACGTTGAACCAAAAATCCCTAATCTCTCATCTCAAATCCCTAATCTTTCATCTCAAATTCGACGAAAGCGTTATCATGGCTTACCCGCTCCAATCTGTTTTCAACGCGGCTGTGGCCGCCACCATCACCCTGCTCGAGTACCCTTTGAACACGCAAAACCTAGTTGATTTCATCGTTGGCTCCTGTAATGGCTGCATCCTCTGCTTGGACATTGATCAAAGCTCTCCTCTTTTATGGAACCCTTCCACCCGGAGATTTAAGAAACTACCCTCTTTGGAAAATCCACTGCTAGAGGAAGAAGACTGTCATTATTACACAACATACGGTTTCGGTTATGATCATTCCACTGATAGGTACAAGGTGGTTGCAGTTTTCTGCTACGAATGTGATGAcgatgaggaagatgatgatttttATTACAAGACACAAGTCAAGGTTCATACTTTAGGTACAGATTCTTGGAGGAGTATTCAAGAGTTCCCTTCAGGTGTTGCAGTTTTTGATACGGGCAAATTTGTGAGTGGTACTCTTAATTGGTTGGCAGATGATTCAACAAACTTAAACCCGGTTATTGTTTCTTTTGATCTGGGGAAGGAAAGTTATCATGAAATTTTTCCGCCTGTTACTAGAGAattggttttgggtttggggGTGTTGAGAGATTGTTTGTGCATCATCTCTGATCCTCCTGATAGGTTTGCTGATATTTGGCTTATGAAGGAGTATGGAAATAAAGATTCGTGGACTAAATTATTCAgtatgaagatgatggaagaagtaGAACTTTTATATCCCAACTTACTTCATATTTCTGAGGATGGTGAAGTGCTACTGGTGCAGCTTAGAGAAAAGTTAGTTCTTTACAATTCCAGAGATGCCACTTTTAAGACTCCTCCAATTCAAGATTTCGATAGTTTTATGGACTCGGCGGTCTATGTAGAAAGTTTAATATCACCTTGTTCTTTATAA
- the LOC130722269 gene encoding F-box/kelch-repeat protein At3g23880-like produces MAQDNKNAVSSMLPPTEETTATSKPPPPLPTIPFDLVVEILCRLPVKSLLQLRCVCKSWKTLISDPEFAKTHLRCSPKDFTCHHTMANLRSYRSRALMVYPLQSVFNAAAVTTPATATRVKYPLNDQNRFNFIAGSCHGMLLLDIDESSPILWNPSTRRFKKLPSLENPLLEEEDCECYTTYGFGYDHSTDRYKVVAVFCLKCDDDDDDEVYYETQVKVHTLGTDSWRSIEDFGSGDPGNESGKFVSGTLNWLLSDDLVIVSFDLGNESYQEHCLPVCGGVVWGYLEIACASLLIMMIMRLVIFGL; encoded by the coding sequence ATGGCGCAAGACAATAAAAACGCCGTTTCATCTATGCTGCCGCCGACGGAGGAAACAACCGCCACCTCCAAGCCTCCACCGCCGCTGCCAACCATCCCGTTCGACCTCGTGGTGGAAATTCTATGCAGGCTTCCTGTGAAATCCCTCTTGCAACTCCGCTGCGTATGCAAGTCATGGAAAACCCTAATCTCCGATCCCGAATTCGCCAAAACGCACCTCCGCTGTTCACCGAAGGACTTCACCTGCCACCACACCATGGCTAATCTCAGATCCTACAGAAGCCGCGCTCTCATGGTTTACCCGCTCCAATCTGTTTTCAACGCCGCCGCTGTGACCACCCCCGCCACCGCCACCCGGGTCAAGTACCCTCTCAACGATCAAAACCGATTCAATTTCATCGCTGGCTCCTGTCATGGCATGCTCTTGTTGGACATTGATGAAAGCTCTCCTATTCTATGGAACCCTTCCACCCGGAGATTTAAGAAACTACCATCTTTGGAAAATCCACTTCTAGAGGAAGAAGATTGTGAATGTTACACAACATACGGTTTCGGTTATGATCATTCCACTGATAGGTACAAGGTGGTTGCAGTTTTCTGCTTAAaatgtgatgatgatgatgatgatgaggtgtATTACGAAACACAAGTCAAGGTTCATACTCTGGGTACAGATTCTTGGAGGAGTATTGAAGATTTCGGTTCAGGTGATCCAGGTAATGAATCAGGAAAATTTGTGAGTGGTACTCTTAATTGGTTGTTGTCAGATGATTTGGTTATTGTTTCTTTTGATTTGGGGAATGAAAGTTATCAAGAACATTGTCTGCCTGTTTGTGGAGGAGTGGTTTGGGGGTATTTAGAGATTGCTTGTGCTTCATTGCTGATCATGATGATCATGCGTTTGGTGATATTTGGCTTATGA
- the LOC130722267 gene encoding F-box/kelch-repeat protein At3g23880-like, which yields MASDTQGQPSLPSSSHPPNDSLHASLLPSLPFDLVVEILCRLPVKSLLELRYVCKSWNSLISDPKFAKKNLRYSLTDFTRHHLIVSNFSYYTRELSFTTYPLLSIFNVVAPAPAIQLEYPMGSYKRLDEINGSCHGILCFSDDYSNFPFLWNPSTRRFKKLPPLENLPLKRSCYTIYGFGYDHFSDCYKVVAVFCYPSDNGGYKTQVNVYTLGTYSWRRIQEFPFEDVPKDPGKFVSGTINWLSFDDSNWVVVSLDLEKESYQKLNQPTTGYGKVNLTLGVLRDCLCIISKYDTFFDVWLMKEYGNKESWSKLFTIRELGSSYAKILHMSESEEVLLELKENFVLYNFKNGTSKTAYIQMELHMLEDDGSLMGSEVYVESLMSPCSLY from the coding sequence ATGGCATCAGATACTCAAGGGCAACCTTCACTCCCTTCCTCTTCTCACCCTCCCAATGATTCACTTCACGCGTCGCTACTTCCAAGCCTTCCTTTCGACCTCGTGGTGGAAATCTTGTGCAGGCTCCCCGTGAAGTCCCTCTTGGAACTCCGCTATGTATGCAAGTCTTGGAATTCCTTAATCTCCGATCCCAAGTTCGCCAAAAAGAACCTCCGCTATTCATTGACAGACTTCACTCGCCACCACCTCATCGTAAGCAACTTCTCATACTACACACGCGAGTTATCTTTCACAACTTACCCGCTACTCTCTATTTTCAACGTCGTAGCGCCTGCTCCCGCCATTCAACTTGAGTACCCTATGGGCAGTTACAAACGTTTGGATGAAATCAATGGATCTTGCCACGGCATCCTCTGCTTCAGCGATGATTATTCAAACTTTCCTTTTTTATGGAATCCTTCCACTCGGAGATTTAAGAAACTACCCCCTTTGGAAAATTTACCGCTAAAGAGATCATGTTACACAATATATGGTTTTGGTTACGATCATTTCTCTGATTGCTATAAAGTAGTTGCAGTTTTCTGCTATCCAAGTGATAATGGGGGTTACAAAACACAAGTCAATGTTTATACTTTGGGTACATATTCTTGGAGGAGGATTCAAGAATTCCCTTTTGAAGATGTCCCAAAAGATCCAGGAAAATTTGTAAGTGGCACTATTAATTGGTTATCATTTGATGATTCTAATTGGGttgttgtttctcttgactTGGAGAAGGAAAGTTATCAAAAACTTAATCAACCTACTACTGGTTATGGAAAAGTGAATTTGACTTTGGGGGTGTTGAGAGATTGTTTGTGCATCATTTCTAAATATGATACGTTTTTTGATGTTTGGCTTATGAAGGAGTATGGAAATAAGGAGTCTTGGAGTAAATTATTCACCATAAGGGAACTAGGGTCTTCATATGCAAAGATACTTCATATGTCAGAGAGTGAGGAAGTGCTGCTGGAGTTAAAAGAGAATTTTGTTCTATACAATTTCAAAAATGGAACTTCTAAGACAGCCTACATTCAAATGGAACTTCATATGTTAGAGGATGATGGCTCCCTGATGGGCTCAGAGGTCTATGTAGAAAGTTTGATGTCACCTTGTTCTTTGTATTAA
- the LOC130725737 gene encoding F-box/kelch-repeat protein At3g23880-like, translated as MVLGGESSGRNYVSYLTEMKRLEILTPPPSISSSLNPLGDSLQPILPFEIMEEILCRLPVKSLAQFCCVCKSWNSLISDRKFTKKHLYRSSMNPTRHRLIFSPSRFLHFVRTSFPHAFISNHVTEDTVRLDHPLNNPYSDSIIVGSCDGILCITINPHDIVLWNPSIQKSKKLPTLEEPSYIRDYFNHTVYGFGYDHVADNYKVIAVSPYVCEAKIHTLGTDSWRRINNFPYFSSEESGKLVSSTLNWFSGVSLNIISFDLVKECCQELSPPDYGGKHVIVTLGVLRDCLCIFSYGFTFSEIWIMNEYGNKDSWTKLFSVPDSFDLCTRVLYFYEDDEVVLEYNSNLTIYNYRNGASRSPDTEYNTRILEWMVPQRYIESLVSPCP; from the coding sequence ATGGTGTTAGGTGGCGAGAGCAGTGGGAGAAACTACGTCTCTTACTTAACTGAGATGAAGAGATTAGAAATCCTAACACCACCACCTTCAATATCCTCCTCCTTAAACCCTTTAGGAGACTCATTGCAACCAATCCTTCCATTTGAAATCATGGAGGAAATTTTGTGCAGGCTTCCAGTGAAGTCCCTTGCACAATTTTGTTGCGTATGCAAGTCTTGGAATTCCCTCATTTCTGATCGCAAATTCACCAAAAAGCACCTCTATCGGTCATCAATGAATCCCACCCGCCATCGCCTTATTTTCAGCCCGTCTCGCTTTCTACATTTCGTTCGCACGTCTTTCCCTCATGCTTTCATTTCCAACCATGTTACCGAGGACACTGTGCGCTTGGACCACCCTCTCAACAATCCATACAGTGATTCAATCATTGTTGGATCTTGCGACGGCATCTTATGTATCACTATCAATCCACATGACATCGTTTTATGGAATCCTTCCATTCAGAAATCTAAGAAATTGCCCACCTTGGAAGAGCCTAGCTACATAAGAGACTACTTTAATCACACTGTATATGGGTTCGGTTACGATCATGTGGCTGACAATTATAAGGTGATTGCAGTTTCCCCATATGTTTGTGAAGCCAAAATTCATACTTTGGGCACCGATTCCTGGAGAAGGATTAACAATTTTCCTTATTTTTCAAGTGAAGAATCAGGTAAATTAGTGAGCAGCACACTTAATTGGTTCTCTGGTGTTTCTCTGAATATTATTTCTTTTGATTTGGTGAAGGAGTGTTGTCAAGAACTCTCCCCACCTGATTATGGAGGAAAACATGTTATTGTGACGTTGGGGGTGTTGAGGGATTGCTTGTGCATCTTTTCTTATGGTTTCACTTTCTCTGAAATTTGGATCATGAATGAGTATGGAAATAAAGACTCTTGGACCAAATTATTCAGTGTTCCTGACAGCTTTGATCTATGCACCAGGGTGCTTTATTTTTATGAGGATGATGAAGTAGTCCTTGAATACAATTCAAATTTGACTATTTATAACTACAGAAATGGTGCGTCTAGGAGTCCTGATACTGAGTACAACACAAGAATTTTGGAATGGATGGTCCCACAACGCTACATTGAGAGTTTAGTATCACCTTGTCCGTGA
- the LOC130725738 gene encoding F-box/kelch-repeat protein At3g23880-like: protein MRLDQPLNNPYQDSVVVASCDGMLCITTNQQRDTVLWNPSIQKSKKLPTLEDSKPYFGIRPIVYGFGYDHVLDNYKVVAVFWDVRVAKIHTLGTDSWRMIKYFPSSPSSDAGQLVRGTLNWLSVDSRIISFDLVKECCQELCLPDYGGGGVNVTLEVLRDCLCIFCNALTFADVWVMNEYGNKESWTKLFRVHDGFNPLCTSVLYYVYEDDEVVVMSKTGAIVYNYINGTSRSPDTEYSTKISEGMVPYRYIESLISPCLS, encoded by the coding sequence ATGCGCCTCGACCAACCTCTCAACAATCCATACCAAGACTCCGTCGTTGTTGCCTCTTGCGACGGCATGCTCTGTATCACCACCAATCAACAACGTGACACCGTTTTATGGAACCCTTCCATTCAGAAATCCAAGAAGTTGCCCACCTTAGAAGACTCAAAGCCTTATTTTGGAATTAGGCCCATTGTGTATGGGTTTGGTTATGATCATGTCCTTGATAATTACAAGGTGGTTGCGGTTTTTTGGGATGTTCGTgtagccaaaattcacactctGGGCACTGATTCTTGGAGAATGATTAAGTATTTTCCTTCTAGTCCAAGCTCTGATGCAGGACAATTGGTTAGGGGCACACTTAACTGGCTCTCAGTTGATTCGCGGATTATTTCGTTTGATTTGGTGAAGGAGTGTTGTCAAGAACTCTGCCTTCCTGATTATGGAGGAGGGGGTGTTAATGTGACATTGGAAGTGTTGAGGGATTGCTTGTGCATCTTTTGTAATGCACTCACTTTCGCAGATGTTTGGGTTATGAATGAATATGGAAATAAAGAGTCTTGGACCAAGTTGTTCAGAGTTCATGACGGCTTTAATCCGTTGTGTACCAGCGTGCTTTATTATGTATACGAGGATGATGAAGTGGTCGTCATGTCCAAGACAGGTGCGATTGTTTATAATTACATAAATGGCACTTCTAGGAGTCCTGATACTGAATACAGCACAAAAATTTCGGAGGGGATGGTCCCATACCGCTACATTGAGAGTTTGATATCACCCTGTCTTTCATAA
- the LOC130724707 gene encoding F-box/kelch-repeat protein At3g23880-like isoform X1, which translates to MSSQGGAGGSSHRVSSTRKRERPINPTDQTSLLQLLLPPSSVQKQSHLKQSQQNQAMAVATFLPDELVVEILSRLPVKSLLKFRCVCKSWMLLISDPYFIKKHLHLSKQSTLFNHHRIILSATTAEFHLKSCSVSSLFNSTSTVCEDLNYPVKNKYRHDGIVGSCNGLLCFAIKGDCVLLWNPSIRVSKKSPPLNNNWRPGCFTAFGLGYDHVTEDYKVVAVFCDPNEFFSESKVKVYSMGTNSWRKIQDFPHGVSPYQSSGKFVSGTLNWAANYSVGVSSLWIIVSLDLQKETYKEILPPDYEKEECSTPTLSVLKGCLCMNYDHKRTDFVVWMMKDYGVRESWVKLVTIPYLPNPEDFSYSGPYFISENGEVLLMFEFDLVMYDPRDKSFRYPRIESGKGWFDAEVYIETLISPMKI; encoded by the coding sequence ATGTCATCACAGGGCGGCGCCGGTGGCTCCAGCCACCGTGTAAGCTCCACCAGGAAGAGAGAGCGACCCATCAATCCCACGGACCAAACCTCACTACTACAACTACTACTTCCACCTTCCTCTGTTCAGAAACAGAGCCACTTGAAACAGAGTCAGCAGAATCAAGCTATGGCAGTGGCAACTTTCCTCCCTGATGAACTCGTTGTTGAAATCCTCTCAAGGCTTCCAGTGAAGTCTCTTCTGAAGTTCAGGTGCGTGTGCAAGTCATGGATGTTACTGATTTCTGATCCTTACTTCATCAAGAAGCATCTCCACTTGTCAAAACAGAGCACTCTGTTCAACCATCATAGGATCATATTGAGTGCAACAACCGCTGAGTTTCACCTCAAATCATGTTCCGTGAGCTCTTTGTTCAACAGCACATCAACTGTTTGTGAGGACCTTAACTATCCGGTGAAGAACAAGTACCGGCATGATGGAATTGTTGGCTCTTGCAATGGTTTGCTCTGTTTCGCCATTAAAGGTGACTGTGTTCTTCTCTGGAATCCTTCCATCAGGGTCTCCAAGAAATCACCGCCTCTGAATAACAATTGGAGACCAGGGTGTTTCACTGCTTTTGGGCTTGGGTATGATCATGTCACTGAGGATTACAAGGTGGTGGCTGTGTTCTGTGATCCTAATGAGTTCTTCAGTGAATCTAAGGTGAAAGTTTATAGTATGGGAACAAATTCTTGGAGGAAGATTCAGGATTTCCCTCATGGTGTTTCACCCTATCAAAGCTCTGGGAAATTTGTAAGTGGCACTCTCAATTGGGCTGCTAATTACTCTGTTGGTGTGAGTTCTTTGTGGATTATTGTTTCTTTGGATCTTCAGAAAGAAACATATAAGGAAATTCTGCCACCTGATTATGAAAAGGAAGAATGTTCAACACCTACTTTGAGTGTTTTAAAGGGATGTCTCTGCATGAATTATGATCACAAAAGAACTGATTTTGTTGTGTGGATGATGAAGGACTATGGAGTGAGAGAGTCTTGGGTGAAATTGGTGACAATTCCTTATTTGCCTAATCCTGaagatttttcatattcagGGCCTTATTTCATCTCAGAGAATGGTGAAGTGCTGTTGATGTTTGAATTTGACTTGGTTATGTATGATCCAAGAGACAAGTCATTTAGGTATCCCAGGATTGAGAGTGGGAAGGGTTGGTTTGATGCTGAGGTCTATATTGAAACCTTGATTTCACCAATGAAGATTTAA
- the LOC130724707 gene encoding F-box/kelch-repeat protein At3g23880-like isoform X2: MAVATFLPDELVVEILSRLPVKSLLKFRCVCKSWMLLISDPYFIKKHLHLSKQSTLFNHHRIILSATTAEFHLKSCSVSSLFNSTSTVCEDLNYPVKNKYRHDGIVGSCNGLLCFAIKGDCVLLWNPSIRVSKKSPPLNNNWRPGCFTAFGLGYDHVTEDYKVVAVFCDPNEFFSESKVKVYSMGTNSWRKIQDFPHGVSPYQSSGKFVSGTLNWAANYSVGVSSLWIIVSLDLQKETYKEILPPDYEKEECSTPTLSVLKGCLCMNYDHKRTDFVVWMMKDYGVRESWVKLVTIPYLPNPEDFSYSGPYFISENGEVLLMFEFDLVMYDPRDKSFRYPRIESGKGWFDAEVYIETLISPMKI, encoded by the coding sequence ATGGCAGTGGCAACTTTCCTCCCTGATGAACTCGTTGTTGAAATCCTCTCAAGGCTTCCAGTGAAGTCTCTTCTGAAGTTCAGGTGCGTGTGCAAGTCATGGATGTTACTGATTTCTGATCCTTACTTCATCAAGAAGCATCTCCACTTGTCAAAACAGAGCACTCTGTTCAACCATCATAGGATCATATTGAGTGCAACAACCGCTGAGTTTCACCTCAAATCATGTTCCGTGAGCTCTTTGTTCAACAGCACATCAACTGTTTGTGAGGACCTTAACTATCCGGTGAAGAACAAGTACCGGCATGATGGAATTGTTGGCTCTTGCAATGGTTTGCTCTGTTTCGCCATTAAAGGTGACTGTGTTCTTCTCTGGAATCCTTCCATCAGGGTCTCCAAGAAATCACCGCCTCTGAATAACAATTGGAGACCAGGGTGTTTCACTGCTTTTGGGCTTGGGTATGATCATGTCACTGAGGATTACAAGGTGGTGGCTGTGTTCTGTGATCCTAATGAGTTCTTCAGTGAATCTAAGGTGAAAGTTTATAGTATGGGAACAAATTCTTGGAGGAAGATTCAGGATTTCCCTCATGGTGTTTCACCCTATCAAAGCTCTGGGAAATTTGTAAGTGGCACTCTCAATTGGGCTGCTAATTACTCTGTTGGTGTGAGTTCTTTGTGGATTATTGTTTCTTTGGATCTTCAGAAAGAAACATATAAGGAAATTCTGCCACCTGATTATGAAAAGGAAGAATGTTCAACACCTACTTTGAGTGTTTTAAAGGGATGTCTCTGCATGAATTATGATCACAAAAGAACTGATTTTGTTGTGTGGATGATGAAGGACTATGGAGTGAGAGAGTCTTGGGTGAAATTGGTGACAATTCCTTATTTGCCTAATCCTGaagatttttcatattcagGGCCTTATTTCATCTCAGAGAATGGTGAAGTGCTGTTGATGTTTGAATTTGACTTGGTTATGTATGATCCAAGAGACAAGTCATTTAGGTATCCCAGGATTGAGAGTGGGAAGGGTTGGTTTGATGCTGAGGTCTATATTGAAACCTTGATTTCACCAATGAAGATTTAA